In the Candidatus Cloacimonas acidaminovorans str. Evry genome, one interval contains:
- a CDS encoding class II fructose-bisphosphate aldolase, whose protein sequence is MFLTGTQLKEVFLKAKKQRFGIIASNVVFDTQVRALIQGYAAVNSDGLMQMSTGACKYAAGTSQDLHIGAKMISAMVKIFSAQFPKCGIGLHIDHATPNYFDFIKFCIENDLVSSVMIDASAEKLEDNIRITKEVVELAHKYNILVEGEIGHIKGAEDEIVSEDELYTKPEEALEFVIKTNVDLFAASVGTNHGVTKGENVVLHLDLIKEIDDLLIKNGVERGLVLHGASGLTDWQQQTAIANGVVKINKDTHYQMDMASAIQEYWEKEKYAIVCPPDVDPAAYIPNKSKFDPRKWLIKGEEKMQNTVMEFCKMSGSANNSILL, encoded by the coding sequence ATGTTTTTAACCGGAACACAACTTAAAGAGGTCTTCCTCAAAGCTAAAAAACAGCGTTTTGGTATCATCGCATCCAATGTTGTTTTTGACACTCAGGTAAGAGCTCTCATTCAAGGTTACGCGGCTGTCAATTCTGATGGCTTAATGCAAATGAGTACTGGTGCCTGTAAATATGCAGCAGGCACTTCTCAGGATTTGCATATAGGGGCAAAAATGATTTCCGCAATGGTAAAAATCTTTTCTGCTCAGTTTCCCAAATGTGGAATTGGATTGCATATTGACCATGCCACACCTAACTATTTTGATTTTATTAAGTTCTGTATTGAAAACGACCTTGTTTCCTCTGTAATGATTGATGCCTCGGCAGAAAAACTGGAGGATAATATTCGGATTACTAAAGAGGTTGTGGAGTTGGCACATAAATATAACATTTTAGTAGAAGGTGAAATCGGTCATATCAAAGGTGCCGAAGATGAAATTGTTTCCGAAGATGAGCTCTATACCAAACCCGAAGAGGCATTGGAATTTGTAATAAAAACCAATGTAGACCTTTTTGCTGCTTCCGTAGGTACCAATCATGGCGTTACTAAAGGTGAAAATGTAGTTCTGCATTTGGATTTAATTAAGGAAATTGATGACCTGCTGATTAAAAATGGAGTGGAAAGAGGACTGGTTTTACATGGAGCTTCCGGATTAACTGATTGGCAACAACAAACAGCTATTGCCAATGGTGTGGTGAAAATCAATAAAGATACTCATTACCAGATGGATATGGCTTCTGCTATTCAAGAATATTGGGAAAAGGAAAAATATGCCATTGTTTGCCCACCTGATGTTGACCCTGCTGCCTATATACCTAATAAAAGCAAGTTTGACCCTCGTAAATGGTTAATCAAAGGGGAAGAGAAAATGCAGAATACGGTTATGGAATTCTGCAAAATGTCCGGTAGTGCCAATAACAGTATTTTGCTATAG